The Coccinella septempunctata chromosome 9, icCocSept1.1, whole genome shotgun sequence genomic interval CTCCGTGGAAGATCCAGAAATATTGAGTCTtttcatgtaaataaaaatgtacatacctttttcaatgtaattaaattatttgtatattttgtatctactttaatttaataataataataataataatagtgcctttatttgaatgttaaaaaaaatacatcCTTTCACAGAACAAGGGCGAAGTCTAGCATAAGCTACTCAACTTAACCCTTCCAAatacatacaaaaaaaaaaaacaattaatttttctaataaagtacatgaaataaaacatttttaacAGCTTTGTTCGGTCAACAACCGACCCCTTAATGCCGACCTCAGCGAACTCACGGAGGTCAACTCATACATATGAGCATGCTCATTGTAGAGCTTCACAGCGTTGAACGTAAAAGAGCGCTGAAACGTGGCTGAACGAAAACTAGGCAACATAAGCCTCCGTCCATGCCTGATCGCGACCTCATGAACATCCCCTCTGAAAACAAGTTTCTCTCGCAAATATGGTGGAATGGATGTCTGTAATATGCGATGTACCGCGATAGCCATCTGCAACCTGAAGATATTCTCGACCCTGAGCCACTTAAGTCTATTTATCGCCTGACTCACCCCCCTGTCATACTTCCTCAAACCGAAAATGAATCTGCAGCATGAATTTTGAACCCGTTGCAATCTAGATCTCGCCACGGCATCAAGACAAGGATAAAAAAGAATCAGACCATATTTCAATATAGACAACACCAAGGCTTCACAAAGGTATTTACGCGAGGATATGTCAAGGAAATGTCTTTGTCTATACAAATATCTCAAAGCAAGGAATGATCTCTTCAGTATCAGTGATATATGTTCCCTGAATCTCAGCTGGCAATCAAATACAATTCCAAGATTTTTGCAGGAACTGGAGGAGGGAACCGATTCACTTCCCATCCGGACATCGGCCATCATGATTGCATTTCTGGGAAAGAATGGCAGATAGGAACATTTGCCGACATTAatcttcaaattatttttctcaCAATATTTCACAATCTCCGACAAATCATGATTTATTTGCTCAACAGCTTGGTCAATAAGAGAGGGGTGAAAGGAAAGGCGAGCCTGAGCGTCAtcgcaataaaaataaatacatacaaATCTGACTATTCGATACATATCCGCTATATATATCAAAAACAGGAGAGGGCCGAGAATagaaccctgaggaacacccGAAGTTATCTggcaatattcagaaaaaattccaTGCAGTCGAACCCTCTGATATCTACCAGAAAGATAAGACTTGAAAAACCTTAAAGCGGCGTTATCAAAaccaaaataatataatttggCACAAAGCAGATCATGGTCCAAGGTATCAAAAGCCTTGGCGAAATCTAGTAAAGTTAAAATTGTAGCATGACCCAAATCCAATGATCTCAAAATATCATCTGCTATATTCAACAGCAGTGTGGTAGTACTATATCCCCTTCTGAAACCCGACTGCGCGGCAGTGAGAATTCCATTGACTGTGACATAATCATAAAGTTGGCGATATAATATCTTTTCGAGCACTTTCGACATAACAGGCAATATACTTATCGGCCGAAAATCGGATACAGATTCAGGGTTTGTTACTTTGGGTAAGGGATTAACAACAGAGTACCTCCAAGCAGCCGGATAATATGCGGATTCAATACAAACATTTACAATATGCGTCAAGAAAGGCAGAATAACCTCGAGTGATAGCTTGAGCATTTTAGCAGATATGTTGTCAATTCCCTGTGCATTCGAACCAAGACTCCAGACTACATCTCCAACCTCCTGCGCACTAGCTGGTTTGAATGCAAATTCAATGTTGGGATTGAATTTATTGGAGTAATAATACTTAGTTGTTTCCGCGCAGGAGCCTGGTGGGGTGAACACCGACTGAAAATAAGCGTTGAACTCATCAGGATCCCTAAAACGATCCGGTACAGATTTTCCCGAATCTACCACATCGAGCGACCTGAATGATCTCCAAAAAACTCCAGAACCCTCCCTTCTAGCATGAGACATAAAAGCATACTTTTCCCGGCGCACAGCTGAGGTGACAGCATTTCGAAGTCGTGCATAATAATTATAATCTGCTAAGTTCCTAGTGCGCTTGTACCTCGACAGAGCCCTATCTCTATCCTTCATCATTCGTTTTACAGTAGGTGTTATCCACggtgaaaattttttggttattcTTGACTCTACATATGGGGCGTGCTTGTCAAAGATGTTCGTCAAATACCCACAGAAAATTGAAACTTTCGAATCAATATCTTCAACATACAGTATATCATCAAACGATACATTAGAAAGATCCGCCATGAAGTCCCGGTGAGAAAATCTCCGAAAGTCACGATATACTACAAATTTGGGggacttcaatttttttattaaattaatTTTACAAAAAACGCCTCTGTGGTCAGATAAAGAATGATCAATCACGCCCGAATCAAGAACCAACTCCGGTTTACCAGAGCAAATCACATCCAGCAAAGTCTGCGATGTTGCCGTTATGCGTGTAGGTTCATCAATGAGCTGCTTCAAACCGTAGGATTCCACACAGTCGTCAAAAGAAGTATCGCTAAACTGATTTTCGTTTATATCCCCCGCAAGAACTATGTGCTCATAACTCGGAGAAACAGTAGACTGTTCGCCTAATATATCTCCTACTTGAAAAAATACCAATGGTAAGTTAATACAACTTTATGTATCTCTGAGGCGAAACAAAGTTCGCCGGGCCAGCTAGTCTTAATATATATAATTCTTCTGTTCGTGGCTTGGTCACACAACTCCTCCTAAACGGCTGGGCcgaatttgatgaaattttttgtgtatattccAGTGAACTCGAGGATGGTTTAGGATCACAATTTAGTccactggaaaatatttttcttggaaattttatacTTCAAaggggaaaaattaattttttgttagttaattcaaaaactactggaccgatttcagaaattttttcactcacagaatgctttatcattctcgggtggcatatgctatatttttcactgaaaaaaattcagacatctacaaaaattccaaaaatgtacgaaaatttgcaattttcaagttATTGTTGCGTACGCTGCGAAAACCTGATGGCTCTTTAACAGTTCTACAAAAAAGTCCGCGAGAGCATATGTCTATCTCTCAaggttaactgaaaaaaaccctttaaatgtaataaaatttttaccaaaatattgccttatttcagaggatgtttttatgaatacggtatcgatcctgattcaaataaataagctaTTCATCACAATCATTtaataaagaacaaaattgccctttacataatttgatttagaTGAATACTTTAGAAGATATCGTAGGTTGAAGATAAAGCCGTATCCCGCATCAAATAATGATGCTGCCGTAGTAGACGTCAGTGAGAAACCGGCTACAGACTAGGGCTCAGAATTTTCGGGATGagtcaattcgaatattcgtttcatgcttttttcgaatattcgaatttattcgaatttcCGAATTATTCAAATCTTCTTAATCTTCttaatcttatcttatcttaatatatataatttttctgtTCGTGGCTTTGTCACACAACTCCTAAACGGCTgggccgattttgatgaaattttttgtgtatattccAATGAATTCGAGGATGGTTTAGAATCACAATTTAGTccactggaaaatatttttcttgttttaTACTTTAAaggggaaaaattaattttttgttagttaattcaaaaactactggaccgatttcagaaattttttcactctcagaatgctttatcattctcgggtggcatatgctatatttttcactgacaaaaattcagacatctacaaaaattccaaaaatgtaagaaaatttgcaattttcaagcttTTGTTGCGTACGCTGCGAAAACCATATGACTTACATTGATACAATGTATGACAAAAATGTGGCTCTTCAACAGTTCTACAAAAAAGTCCGCGAGAGCATATGTCTATCTCTCAAGGTTAACTGATAAAAAACCCTctgaatgtaataaaaattttaccaaaatattgccttatttcagaggaggtttttatgaatacggtatcgatcctgattcaaataaataagctaTTCATCACAATTATTTGATAAAGACGTCAGTGAGAAACCGGCTACAGACTAGGGCTCGGAATTTTCGGGATGagtcaattcgaatattcgtttcatgcttttttcgaatattcgaatttattcgaattttcgaattattcaaattattctaaTATTATTCGAATTTAGTAGAGCCCTCTACACAAATACCCGCTTCCCGTACCGAAagatatcagttttttttttgtctaatatCGCATCGCATTGATTTCCTATTTTAATGGAAAAAAGTGGAGAGATAGAGTACCTAATTTAATATTTGGGGTGTTTTATCCTTTTTTCATGAAGCTGTTTAGCTGTGAGGTGTACGTGATAATAGTTCTCTTTAGGGCAGTCCAACGATCTGTAACGGTTAGCTGATTGCCTGCTGAGCCTTGTGGACCGACGTAAACGATTGGCATCTGGACGGAAACTACCTGAATACGCCAGGCCTTACTGCGCGACTTTGTTGTGATGTCTCTTATATTTGAACAGTGTTTTGATAGTAGGCCGTGTGAGAGGGTGAGCTGCGAACGGATTCAGAAATATTTAGTGTTATCATTGTGTTTGGATAAGTGACACTCTAATTGTGAAAGTGTTAAAGTTTTTGAAGTATACGTAAAAAACTATACGTTTTGCAAACTAAGTGTGATATCACAGTGAGTATTTTACatgattttttatcaatttcactcGCAAgataatcaataaatattcgaacatactaatttattcattcaatgatttcataatacttattttcaatcgtttttatttcaaatattgactattcgaaaataatagggagtgatgatcaaaaattaaattatgcattattcataaaatgtggtacagaaaaacttttcagACCTGTTactaaattcaaatttcatctcAATCCAGTTTCTCAATTCAGTTGTATACCTTTTTTACATAAGTTATGTACTTTCTTACAGTACCTACGTTTTCATCTCAATTCAGTTTTATACCTTTTTTACATAAGTTATGTCTTTTCTTACAGTACCTACGAAAAATGCCACGTCTTCGTGGAAGATCCAGAAATATTGGTAGACGTAGTCAACGATCGCAATATGTCCATAATCGTCGATTGAATAGAACAATAATTGAGGAACACTCAACGGATAACGTAAATTTAGGAGATCAAGTTACAAATACACGTACAGATGAGAATTTAGAACAACCCCATCAACGTTTTCGTACTAATACATTGAGACAAAGAGAGGAGCGTCTACGAGAGACCGACGCACAGAGAGAACGAGATCGACAGCGAATGCAACGTCAACAAGCAATTGACACGAGCATCATTCAATCGTGTTACGTTCGGATATGACCATAATATCGACTATTCGTCGCACTCACTAATTACGATCGGTAATATGGACAAGGGGTGTCAACATTGTCATGCTTTCACGTACAGAGCTGAATCGGCTGGTCTATGTTGCGCATCTGGAAAAGTTTCACTTCCACCATTAAATCCACCTCTTGAACCATTGAGAACACTACTAGCTGGAGCTACATCGCAATCAAAACTGTTTTTGCGTAAAATTCGTGAATTCAATTCTTGCTTCCAAATGACATCATTTAAAGCTACTAAAATTATTCACAATAATGATGGTCGCAATTTTGAATCAACTTTTAAGATTCAAGGTCAAGTGTATCATCAAATTGGTTCATTGCTTCCAATGCCTGAAGCTGATCCcaaatttctacaaatctaCTTCATGGGAGATGAGGAACAACGAACTAATACACGCTGCGCATACAACCATATAGACCAGATGCAGGAGCGAGAAATTGTAGAAATTTTGGAAACACTTTTGCTGAATAATAATCACTTGCTACGGTTGTTCAAGACTCTCTCCAACAGACTGCAAAACGACAACTACGCCATTGTCATTAAAGCAGATAAAGTACCGTATGGAGAGCACGCAGGCACATATAATGTTCCAACTATTAATGAAGTTGCAGTTGTTATGGCTGGTGACCCATCGGAACGTCGAGATATACGCATACAACGCAGGGATAACACGGTGCAAATAATTCAAGACAATCATCGTTCTTATGATGCATTGCAGTATCCGTTGATATTTTGGGAAGGAGAGGATGGTTATCATTTCAACATTAAACAAAGGAATCCAACGACAGGTAGGTACAACTCATagattatttcatattttttgtcGCACTAACAACTTTGGTGTATCTCATGTAGgtctattttcttttttccAGGTGTGGAACTAACCAAAAAAGTTAGCGCGATGAACTTCTACGCATACCGGTTAATGATTCGTGCTAATGAAGATAATAACATTCTTCGATGCCGGCAGCTATTTCATCAGTACATTATTGATATATATGTGAAAATCGAAAGTGAGAGATTACGATATTTAAAGTTT includes:
- the LOC123320949 gene encoding uncharacterized protein LOC123320949, whose product is MPEADPKFLQIYFMGDEEQRTNTRCAYNHIDQMQEREIVEILETLLLNNNHLLRLFKTLSNRLQNDNYAIVIKADKVPYGEHAGTYNVPTINEVAVVMAGDPSERRDIRIQRRDNTVQIIQDNHRSYDALQYPLIFWEGEDGYHFNIKQRNPTTGVELTTMTINKSQGQTMTICGLDLENPCFSHGQLYVACSRVGKPSNLFVYIPQGVTKNIVHPMALS